The segment CTTCCTCTGCAGCCTCATACATGATATTTTTTAAAGATACTCTCGTATCATCTGTTCTGGTTTTGATTGTCTCATCGATTTTCTCAACAATTGATTGGACTTCGTATGTGGCTTTATCAGGCTTGTCAGAAGATAGTGCTGTAGCTCCGTCTATTACCCAAAAAACATTTTCTTTATGCCCTTGAAGGTCTAAATTTACATATCCACCAGACACCGAGACTTCATCTATTCTTGTAAATTTCAATCAAAATCCTCCATTCATATAAATGATAGGTAATAATGTTAGAAGTAAACCAATCAGGAATACAAGAAGGCTCCTCTGCCAATAGGTCTTCCCATGAAGTATAATACTAAGAGAGCTATATGTTATCAAAAGGCAACCGCTAAATACAACAAGCAGCATAGCCCCTTGGTTAAAAGGTTGATTTAATACAAGCTGTATGCTGGCCACAGTAAATGATATAACCGCTGCAAACAAACCTAAAAGCTCAATGCTCTGATTCCTAAAACCATTCATCTGGCTTTCTATTTCTTTCATTTTCTCATTAGTTCTTGCTGATAATTCTTTTATACGTATATTGAATAATACTTCTATATACCCGCTTATACGTATAGGATAATCGGCAGCACTGGAATCTTCTTTATCGATTGCAGTCTTAATCAAATTATAAGCATCCTGGTAATCCCCTTTTGCCGCCATAATCTGAGCCTTTGTGCTATAAAATTTAGGAAAATCAGGGTCAAGACGAATTGCCTCATCAACAGCTTCTTCTGCTTCTATGATCATCTTATTTATATCATTAGGATCAGCATAACCATCATTTACTACATTTATTATCGATTCCGCCAGATTATGAAGTACGCCCGCATGACCTTCAATCCTTTTACTTGCTTCTTTA is part of the Calorimonas adulescens genome and harbors:
- a CDS encoding tetratricopeptide repeat protein is translated as MVDIKSNLDDYKKKIDILNDNMRESTEENKLEYLKDFLADMPSEESRLYELVVTMIVQKVPDVFKLLTGLFNKTKNNKDPESEKISFTCFYAINIYYRRMKDTSRLKDFIEENRREYTNDKHPIMYHLLSIYYKTLGGHYNMIKSLEYAKEASKRIEGHAGVLHNLAESIINVVNDGYADPNDINKMIIEAEEAVDEAIRLDPDFPKFYSTKAQIMAAKGDYQDAYNLIKTAIDKEDSSAADYPIRISGYIEVLFNIRIKELSARTNEKMKEIESQMNGFRNQSIELLGLFAAVISFTVASIQLVLNQPFNQGAMLLVVFSGCLLITYSSLSIILHGKTYWQRSLLVFLIGLLLTLLPIIYMNGGF